The window TTGTTCTGGTGATTGGAGAATAAAAATATGGGAAGATGATAGGATGTAAGTTTCAATTACATTCATAGTTTTcttaaattcttaattttttcttatctGTTAAGTATGCACTATTTTAGGGAACCCTTATTTATGTTTGATCTTGGCGTTCCCATTGGAGATGTTCAATGGGCACCATATAGTTCAACAGTATTAGCTTGTGTTTCAAATGATGGGAAAGTTACAGTATTTGATttgaatgtaaataaatatcgaCCAATATGTAGTCAACCAGTTGTTagcagaaaaaaatataaactaaCTAGACTTGCATTTAACAATAAATTACCATTCATTATAGTGGGCGATGATaagtatgtaattattttatagttttattcaataatataattgtatgtTTAATGAATAATGTTATAATACAATTCCATTTTCATGTCTCGTCAACAGAGGTACCATAAATACATTGAAATTGTCACCAAACCTTAGATTAAAAGTAAAACCAACTAAGAGGCAACTTCATTTGACACATAGAGAattagaaattatgaaattagaaAGATTATTAAGTTTTGTACGTGAACCAGCTATTTTACCACCACCAAAAGATATAAGGGTAGAAATCTAAGTCATATTTTTAATCACAAATATATTTGCATGtgcttttttaaaataaaatctgtttagatatgaaaattatatattacaggtaataatgataatcatcactattgtataatactataataaaaaattataatattctctAATTTTTTGTAAACATCAACACTTTATTAACATTTGCTATAACAgaaaatacatattaatatctATGTCTTTATATGAAGAAATTGGCACTAAATTTAGAATGATTTACAAATCTAAACTtatctatataattattataacatgTCTTCTAGACTAGAAGCAATTATTAACGATTATGAAACTACTTTAATACATTCCTTTGTAAACAGAATTATTAAAGTTTTTGCAATTCCATATATAACAGTACCACACAGTTTCATAATAAgtctttaaatacttttatctttaaatacttttaaagAATAAGTTAGTGATTTCAGAAATAGTCGACAttaattgtatacatataataatatttgttgttACCTAAATttgtatatgaaatttaatatgtattaaaaaaGGATAATAATCAAGAAAATATCAATGTAAATATCGAGTTACGTATTTAATAATAGctaatattataagaaaagtGGTCCAAGTGAAATTGTAATATCcttataaagaaaaatttgagtaatgtttataaaaaatgttttaattcaGTAAGTTTTAATTCAACAGTATGCACAATTTCTTATAAACTTAATACAAGCATTATTATTACACAAATCTTATTTTCTGATATTTCAAATGTATTAAGCACTGGCTATCACAGTGTCTGTTATCTTTAATTACCTCTTTaatatcaaagaaatatttatatataagttgttatatcaaattaaatgttattaaacaaattattttttcgaaaaaaaatgatgtatatgaaaaaatattaccatttatgtaaaacaatttaggaacatataatatcaaatagaaataatcttaaaataatatataaaaatactaaataacatacaaaaatattgattataaatacatattaaaaatataaaaagtatattattcattaaattaaataatttttatatctttggcACACCTATTTGTTGTATAAAacatcgaaatgaaatatttaatactataaTTAATACTGACAATGCATATGCAAGAAATTAAAATCATAATATcaatttataaacaatatttcttttacaaaaaaaaaaatgtattttataattatctaaCCAACAAGTTTCATTACTATATTACATTCAAAACAATCTGAATCTTTCTTAGGAACTTGATATCATGACAATTCAttattaatgaaacaaaaaaaagaaaattttttatctCCAATAcgcaattatttaaatacaattaaaatttaagtacctatatatttattataaatgttagaaaatatataacatcTACATTTTTAAGGACATTTTATAGAACCTTTCCTTTGTTCTCATACTAAATTTCTAgccaaattagtaataattctTATTCTAGCATAAAATCGCGTAACCTTATAAAATAtcggaaaataatatttctcattCGAAAATGCTATAATGTATTCccaatacaattttttcataggATATACTAATTCGGATGATTAAAATTATGGAAATAGATTGTAAAGCCTAAATATATTTGTAGATGAGACAATTATAGAttagataatttaaattatgtagtttggaaaaatttctttcccaATTTCATATATGACTTACTAcaagattaatttttaatgaagaaactcttgaaaagaaattttaccaGGGAGTTCTGGATTTTCTATCACACccctgaaatattttaattctaaaaaatCCCTAATATTATTTGGGCATGGCACTTGTCTGCCAGCAAATTCGATACTTGACATTGGATGAAGAAATTGCTCTGGAAAATCTTTATTGTTTAAAAACCATGCATCTTTAAGCATAGATCCATTTTTTGCATAAAATGGAAGTATATTTACAGTTAAATGGTTTACCTTTGAATACTGTACTTTAAAAAATTCACCTTCCGTTGCCTTTTTCCAGACAAAACCATGATTGTCAACAACAGGTTTATCCATGGCTTGAATTAACCATGATGATCTTGAGAGATCATCACGATTTACTCCTATTTGTACTTCATGATCCCATGGTAAAATATCACCATTTCTCATAGCACCAAGTAAAGATCCACTTTCTAACCAATATCTGATACCAACttcttctaatttattaaacacATGATGAGCAACTTTTCTCAATCCTGAGATGCAGCAAGGTGGAGTAAACCGATTTTGATGAAGATAAGATGGAATACCATTTATGACTGGTCCAAAACATCTACTACTTTCTCTAGAACAGCCATACCATTCTATAGAATTGGAAGCTCTTGTAACCTTCTTAATTCCCAATTTTTCAAACATAGTTCGTTCATGATCTTGATGTAACTGTTGTACCTTCCATAAGAATTGCGGACCTTTATATGATGATTTTCCTTCGTTGAAATGATAATTTGACAACATATGAATCTGACAacatgtaataaattatttacttgaataaattttacttattattagtatatttttatatattaaacatCGTGGATCATAGTATTTGAATCATAAACttaaacaaagaaataataagtaaaacctccaggtatataaaattaataaaaactttttctttgttaaaaattaaatataaagtacaaaCCTTTACACCTAATGCAGTTGTTTGAATATATAATGCATCTGTAAAAGGTAGTAAGAAAGGATCAGTTaattttcgtaataattttgccTCAAGCATTGTAGCATGTTTTCCATTTATTCCATCACATTCAGTGCCTGTTATGTATGAAAACTTCAGACTCcattcttttacttttaaatttatattgacACAATTTAAAGTTATACTTCCTACTGGTACACCTACAGCACCTAATTTTGTAGTTTGTGATACAATTtcctgaaaaatatttgatataagaCAATTAAAAAAAGCAAATTATTGCCTTACAATAaagtaataatgttatatataacgtatttctTACTTCCATGCTTTGCTTAGTAGAAAGCCTACTACCATCAGgtaaaaataaaacgtatttTGTACGTATATAAAATAGTGGATTTCTTTCATCATAAGATTTATTAAATTCCGGTTGCAAGTTTATTAGTTTAACATTTTGCATGCTTTCATTTGCAAAGTCCAATTCCAGTGGAGGATATGGTAATTCATTGCTTACTATTAAAATTGGTATAGTAGGAAAAAGACTTAACACAGACTCTACAGTGGAAGTTACATCATTTTCAAAGGTTTCAAATTGTCGTATAACCACAGTTACTAATCGAGCTAATCGCCGATGAAGTTTTTGCGGAGGATCAGGTGTTACGGTAGTTGGTGTCAACAACCGCAAAGTGTTTTGCGTTGAAAATAACCTCCATATTCTGTGCCACACAATGATATTAGCTAGTAGTGCAAGCACTAATAACGTTCTTACAAACTTAAAACGCATAATTATCACATATTTTGTGATGTCATCGTAGATCAAATTTTTTTTACTTCATCCTTATATTA is drawn from Bombus terrestris chromosome 12, iyBomTerr1.2, whole genome shotgun sequence and contains these coding sequences:
- the LOC100649588 gene encoding ribitol 5-phosphate transferase FKRP, whose product is MRFKFVRTLLVLALLANIIVWHRIWRLFSTQNTLRLLTPTTVTPDPPQKLHRRLARLVTVVIRQFETFENDVTSTVESVLSLFPTIPILIVSNELPYPPLELDFANESMQNVKLINLQPEFNKSYDERNPLFYIRTKYVLFLPDGSRLSTKQSMEEIVSQTTKLGAVGVPVGSITLNCVNINLKVKEWSLKFSYITGTECDGINGKHATMLEAKLLRKLTDPFLLPFTDALYIQTTALGVKIHMLSNYHFNEGKSSYKGPQFLWKVQQLHQDHERTMFEKLGIKKVTRASNSIEWYGCSRESSRCFGPVINGIPSYLHQNRFTPPCCISGLRKVAHHVFNKLEEVGIRYWLESGSLLGAMRNGDILPWDHEVQIGVNRDDLSRSSWLIQAMDKPVVDNHGFVWKKATEGEFFKVQYSKVNHLTVNILPFYAKNGSMLKDAWFLNNKDFPEQFLHPMSSIEFAGRQVPCPNNIRDFLELKYFRGVIENPELPGKISFQEFLH